Proteins from one Mycteria americana isolate JAX WOST 10 ecotype Jacksonville Zoo and Gardens chromosome 1, USCA_MyAme_1.0, whole genome shotgun sequence genomic window:
- the CDKN1B gene encoding cyclin-dependent kinase inhibitor 1B, protein MSNVRISNGSPTLERMEARQSEYPKPSACRNLFGPVNHEELNRDLKKHRQEMEEACQRKWNFDFQNHKPLEGRYEWQAVEKGSSPDFYFRPPRLLKAVCKSAGRQSLDVNGNCQTVVFVGSQGISEDTHCVDQKTDVSENQTDFAEQCTGQRKRPATDDSSPQNKRANTTEEEVSEDSPSASSVEQTPKKSSPRRRQT, encoded by the exons atgtCAAACGTCCGTATTTCTAATGGGAGCCCTACCCTGGAGCGCATGGAAGCCAGGCAGTCGGAGTACCCGAAGCCGTCAGCTTGCAGGAACCTCTTCGGGCCGGTGAATCACGAAGAGTTAAACAGGGACTTGAAGAAGCACCGCCAGGAGATGGAGGAGGCATGCCAGAGGAAGTGGAATTTCGATTTCCAGAATCACAAGCCGCTGGAAGGCAGGTACGAGTGGCAAGCCGTGGAGAAGGGGAGCTCGCCCGACTTCTACTTCAGACCCCCCCGGCTACTGAAAGCTGTCTGCAAGTCCGCCGGCCGCCAGAGCTTGGATGTAAACGGGAATTGCCAAACCGTGGTTTTTGTCGGCTCTCAGGGAATCTCAGAGGACACTCACTGTGTAGATCAAAAGactgatgtttctgaaaatcagacgGACTTTGCAGAGCAGTGCACTGGGCAGAGGAAAAGACCTGCCACCGATG ATTCCTCTCCTCAAAATAAAAGAGCCAACACAACAGAAGAAGAGGTTTCAGAAGACTCCCCCAGTGCCAGTTCAGTGGAGCAAACACCCAAGAAATCAAGCCCAAGAAGACGTCAAACGTAA